The following proteins are co-located in the Acidicapsa acidisoli genome:
- a CDS encoding glycoside hydrolase family 2 protein — MKLILLRFPAALVLSAMLVALSTACAVAESSPAAPIVLTGADRRPVQSLNGEWHVIPDPYQTGLYDFHKHEIARGWFVNQKAKPGDTGPVDYDFSKAETLKVPGDWNTQKPEFFWYEGLMWYEKDFNFEPKAHTRTFLRIGAANYKSIFWVNGQKVCEHEGGFTAFNCDVTAEVHPGSNFVIAVVDNTRHEDGVPTTQTDWFNYGGLTREVSLITVPEAFIDQYDLHLSRADHGKIEGWVHVNGGAVGETVDVAIPEANAKAEAKVGEDGRASIEISAPGLTLWSPETPKLYKVSVKAGTDSVEDLIGFRTVEVKGTEILLNGKPIFLRGVCIHAEAPYRLGRAYTDKDAETLLGWAKEMGANYVRLAHYPHDETMLRAADRMGLLVWSESPVYWAVQFGNSAVYANAQHQLEEEIGTSRNHAAIILWSMANETPINDLRTKFISSLAARARELDPTRLITAALLVHTEQNGARSIKVVDDPLGQYLDVLGTNEYIGWYEQHPETADTTDWKISYQKPLIMSEFGADAKAGLHGGENDRWTEEYQANVFRHQLGMLNRIDQLRGMSPWILMDFRSPRRPLAGIQDMFNRKGLISDQGVKKQAFFVLQKAYTEKTVGKAD, encoded by the coding sequence ATGAAGCTGATCCTGCTGCGTTTTCCTGCTGCTCTTGTCCTGTCCGCAATGTTGGTTGCCCTGAGCACCGCCTGCGCCGTCGCTGAATCTTCCCCGGCTGCGCCTATTGTCCTTACCGGCGCGGACAGAAGGCCTGTGCAGTCGCTCAATGGAGAGTGGCATGTCATTCCCGACCCCTATCAAACTGGGTTATATGACTTTCACAAACATGAGATTGCACGGGGATGGTTCGTCAATCAGAAGGCCAAGCCAGGCGATACCGGGCCGGTGGACTACGACTTTTCCAAAGCCGAGACACTGAAAGTGCCCGGCGATTGGAACACGCAGAAGCCCGAGTTTTTCTGGTACGAAGGGCTGATGTGGTACGAGAAGGATTTCAACTTCGAGCCGAAGGCGCACACGCGCACCTTCCTGCGCATTGGCGCGGCCAACTACAAGTCCATCTTCTGGGTCAACGGACAGAAGGTCTGCGAACACGAGGGCGGCTTCACGGCTTTCAACTGCGATGTGACCGCAGAGGTGCATCCCGGCAGCAACTTCGTGATCGCAGTAGTCGATAACACGCGCCATGAAGACGGTGTCCCGACGACGCAGACCGACTGGTTCAACTATGGCGGCCTGACGCGCGAGGTTTCGCTGATCACTGTGCCGGAGGCGTTTATCGATCAGTACGATCTGCATCTCTCTCGCGCCGACCACGGCAAAATCGAGGGCTGGGTGCATGTAAACGGCGGCGCGGTCGGCGAGACTGTCGATGTTGCCATTCCCGAAGCAAATGCAAAGGCTGAAGCGAAGGTGGGCGAGGATGGCCGCGCTTCGATTGAGATCAGCGCGCCGGGACTAACGCTGTGGTCGCCTGAGACGCCGAAGCTCTACAAGGTTTCGGTAAAAGCCGGCACGGATTCGGTCGAGGATCTGATCGGTTTCCGCACGGTTGAGGTCAAAGGGACGGAGATTCTGTTGAATGGGAAGCCGATCTTCCTGCGCGGGGTTTGTATTCATGCGGAGGCTCCATATCGGTTGGGTCGCGCATATACGGACAAGGATGCGGAAACGCTGCTCGGCTGGGCCAAGGAAATGGGCGCGAATTATGTGCGGCTGGCGCACTATCCCCACGATGAAACGATGCTTCGAGCGGCAGACCGGATGGGCCTGTTGGTGTGGTCGGAGAGCCCGGTGTACTGGGCGGTGCAGTTTGGAAATTCGGCAGTCTATGCGAATGCGCAGCATCAGTTGGAAGAAGAGATCGGCACCTCACGGAATCATGCGGCGATCATCTTGTGGTCAATGGCCAATGAGACACCGATCAACGATTTGCGCACGAAGTTCATCTCGTCGCTTGCAGCGCGTGCGCGTGAGCTTGATCCGACGCGGCTGATCACGGCGGCGCTGCTGGTGCATACCGAGCAGAATGGTGCCCGGTCAATCAAGGTCGTCGACGATCCACTTGGGCAGTACCTCGATGTTTTGGGGACGAACGAATACATCGGATGGTATGAGCAGCATCCGGAGACGGCCGATACGACGGACTGGAAAATCTCTTACCAGAAGCCGCTAATCATGAGCGAATTCGGCGCCGACGCCAAGGCCGGACTGCATGGGGGCGAAAACGACCGCTGGACCGAGGAGTACCAAGCCAACGTCTTCCGCCACCAGCTTGGGATGCTGAACCGGATCGATCAGCTACGCGGGATGAGCCCGTGGATTCTGATGGATTTCCGCTCGCCGCGCCGTCCGCTGGCCGGGATTCAGGATATGTTCAACCGCAAAGGGCTGATCAGCGATCAGGGCGTAAAGAAGCAGGCTTTCTTTGTCCTGCAGAAGGCTTATACCGAAAAGACGGTTGGGAAGGCGGATTAA
- the glyA gene encoding serine hydroxymethyltransferase: MTDRAQSAFALPLAQADPEVAAAIEHETLRQHEGLEMIASENFVSEAVLEAAGSVFTNKYAEGYPGRRYYGGCEFTDVVENLARDRAKQLFAVPGVALHANVQPHSGSQANAAAYMAVLEHGDTILGLDLAHGGHLTHGHKLSFSGKQFRPTFYTVRKDTERIDYDELESIAVREHPKVIIGGASAYSRIWEFGRMRQIADKVGAKLIIDMAHIAGLVAGGAHPTPVGHAQIVTTTTHKTLRGPRSGLVLCDQELAAAVDRAVFPGQQGGPLVHIVAAKAVAFKEALQPDFAAYARQIVANSKALSAALQAGGWRIISGGTDNHMMLVDVFSQGILGSEAELALGKAGITVNKNAIPYDANPPLKPSGIRVGTPALTTRGMKESEMHQIALWIGKALESRNDDAVLARIRGEVGEMANHFPLYAWRREPVTTAV, translated from the coding sequence ATGACTGACCGCGCCCAATCCGCTTTTGCTCTTCCGCTCGCCCAGGCTGACCCTGAGGTGGCCGCCGCCATTGAACACGAGACACTTCGCCAGCACGAGGGCCTGGAGATGATCGCCAGTGAAAACTTTGTCTCCGAGGCGGTGCTTGAAGCGGCGGGGTCGGTATTCACGAACAAGTACGCCGAGGGATATCCGGGGCGGCGCTATTACGGCGGGTGCGAGTTTACCGACGTGGTCGAAAACCTTGCCCGGGACCGCGCGAAGCAGCTTTTTGCAGTTCCAGGCGTAGCTCTGCACGCCAACGTCCAGCCGCACTCCGGCTCGCAGGCCAATGCCGCGGCCTATATGGCCGTACTGGAGCACGGAGATACGATTCTCGGGCTCGATCTGGCGCATGGCGGGCATCTGACGCATGGCCACAAGCTCAGCTTCAGCGGTAAGCAGTTCCGGCCCACGTTTTACACCGTGCGTAAGGATACCGAGCGGATTGACTATGACGAGCTGGAATCGATCGCCGTGCGCGAGCATCCGAAGGTCATCATCGGCGGAGCGAGCGCATATTCGCGCATCTGGGAGTTTGGCCGGATGCGGCAGATCGCGGACAAGGTTGGCGCGAAGCTCATCATCGACATGGCGCATATCGCGGGCCTCGTCGCCGGCGGAGCGCATCCTACGCCCGTGGGCCATGCGCAGATCGTGACCACGACGACCCATAAGACTCTGCGCGGGCCGCGTTCGGGGCTGGTGCTCTGCGATCAGGAACTGGCTGCAGCCGTCGATCGTGCAGTTTTTCCCGGACAGCAGGGCGGTCCGCTGGTCCACATCGTTGCTGCCAAAGCGGTGGCCTTCAAGGAAGCGCTTCAGCCGGATTTTGCGGCCTATGCACGGCAGATCGTGGCCAATTCCAAGGCGCTGTCTGCTGCCTTGCAAGCTGGCGGCTGGCGAATTATCTCCGGCGGAACAGACAATCACATGATGCTCGTGGACGTCTTCTCCCAGGGGATTCTCGGCTCAGAGGCAGAGCTGGCGCTTGGCAAGGCCGGGATCACGGTGAATAAGAATGCGATTCCGTATGACGCAAACCCGCCGCTCAAGCCTTCCGGAATTCGTGTCGGTACGCCTGCGCTCACCACGCGCGGCATGAAAGAGTCCGAGATGCACCAGATTGCGCTCTGGATCGGCAAGGCGCTCGAAAGCCGTAACGACGATGCTGTGCTAGCCCGTATTCGCGGCGAGGTCGGCGAGATGGCAAATCACTTCCCGCTCTATGCCTGGCGACGCGAACCAGTTACGACTGCTGTATAG
- a CDS encoding PadR family transcriptional regulator produces the protein MGESKSDVLQGTLDLMVLKTLEAMGPLHGYGIARRIEQVSGDTLSLNQGTIYPALLRLEQRGWIHSEWGTSETNRRAKFYSLSRTGRKQIEMETENWERVAATMARFLAPS, from the coding sequence ATGGGCGAATCGAAATCCGATGTTCTGCAAGGCACTCTCGACCTGATGGTTTTGAAGACTCTGGAAGCCATGGGCCCACTGCACGGCTACGGCATCGCGCGACGGATCGAGCAGGTCAGCGGAGACACGCTCAGCCTCAATCAGGGCACCATCTATCCCGCTTTGCTGCGCCTGGAACAGCGCGGCTGGATTCACTCCGAGTGGGGCACATCAGAGACCAATCGCCGGGCGAAGTTTTATTCGCTGAGCCGGACCGGCCGCAAGCAGATTGAGATGGAAACCGAAAACTGGGAGCGCGTAGCCGCCACCATGGCCCGCTTCCTCGCACCCTCTTAA
- a CDS encoding ABC transporter permease: MDTLRTLLSRIASLFRSRRLDSELDEELRCHIDLAVEENLASGMSRKQARTTALRSLGGLAQTQALYRTQRGLPWVDAMMQDLGFAVRTLRKNPGFTLVAVLTLALGIGGNTAMFSIVNGVLLNPLPFPEPDRLVTLSESKANFARGSISYPNFLDWQKENRSFSAMATARFSAFSLTGRGEAEQVEAEFVSPDFLPILGVRPLLGRLIAAADNEAGSGPVVLISEGLWRRKFDAVPNILGQSITLDGRDFAIIGVIPANFHLRVPSFRDRDVYAPIRRWTNPLLMERGAGLGMHGIGRLKPGVTLEQARADMEQINRSLAATYPDADHGIGTTIIPMKEEMVGDVRLFLLVLLGAVGFVLLLACVNVASLLLARSAARSREFAVRTALGASRGRVIQQLLTESLLLGIAAGALGLLPAFWGTRAALKLLPAALPRAEEIGLDFRVLAFTTAISLLTGVLFGLIPAFKSSQTNPHSALKEGSRSSGGSHHRALATFVVAEMAITLVLLIGAGLMIRSLTQLWNVDPGFNPRNVFTFGLSLPPNFEGASPAKIRAEFRAINDRFASIPGVTGVSQAWGALPMNGEDDQLFWLEGQPKPKSQNDMSWFIDYIVDPDYLRIMQIPLQRGRFFTRQDDEHAPLVIVVDEVFAQKFFPGQDAIGKRIHLVYNSDKLAQIVGVVGHVKQWGLSSDDKQSLRAQVYLPCMQMPDAFIAMSPSASSVVVRYEGSLARAYESIRSANRQMSAQQVIYGDQTMESLVSDSIAERRFAMILLGAFAMLALLLACIGIYGVMAYLVSQRTAEIGIRMALGAQRGDVLALVLWRGARLALIGVGLGIGSGLAVTQFMRSLLFEVSPYDPATLAGVSLLLIAVAFLACLIPARRAASVDPMQALRTE, from the coding sequence ATGGACACACTGCGCACGCTCCTCAGCCGCATCGCATCTCTCTTCCGCAGTAGAAGGCTCGACTCCGAACTCGACGAGGAACTTCGCTGCCACATCGACCTGGCTGTCGAAGAGAATCTAGCCTCCGGCATGTCTCGCAAACAAGCCCGCACCACAGCCCTGCGCAGCCTCGGCGGCCTTGCGCAGACCCAGGCGCTGTACCGCACGCAACGGGGACTGCCCTGGGTGGATGCCATGATGCAGGACCTCGGCTTTGCGGTGCGGACCTTGCGCAAAAATCCCGGCTTCACTCTCGTGGCCGTGCTCACACTGGCGCTTGGCATCGGCGGAAACACCGCGATGTTCTCAATCGTAAACGGCGTCCTGCTCAACCCGCTCCCGTTTCCCGAGCCGGACCGGCTTGTAACTCTCAGCGAGAGCAAGGCGAACTTCGCCCGCGGCTCGATCTCCTATCCCAATTTTCTCGATTGGCAGAAGGAAAATCGCAGCTTTTCGGCAATGGCCACAGCGCGATTTTCAGCCTTCAGCCTTACCGGACGTGGAGAAGCCGAACAGGTCGAAGCGGAGTTTGTCTCGCCGGATTTCCTTCCCATTCTCGGGGTCCGGCCATTGTTGGGTCGTCTTATCGCAGCAGCGGATAACGAGGCCGGCTCCGGGCCGGTCGTGCTCATCAGCGAAGGCTTGTGGCGGCGCAAGTTCGACGCCGTGCCCAACATTCTCGGCCAATCCATCACGCTGGATGGCCGTGACTTTGCGATCATCGGCGTCATTCCTGCGAACTTCCACTTGCGCGTCCCCAGCTTTCGCGACCGGGATGTCTACGCTCCCATCCGGCGATGGACGAATCCGCTGTTGATGGAGCGCGGCGCGGGCCTTGGTATGCACGGCATTGGGCGGCTCAAGCCGGGCGTGACTCTCGAACAGGCACGCGCCGACATGGAGCAGATCAACCGCAGCCTGGCCGCGACTTACCCCGACGCGGACCATGGCATCGGCACCACGATCATTCCAATGAAAGAGGAGATGGTCGGCGATGTGCGCCTCTTCCTGCTCGTTCTGCTCGGGGCCGTCGGCTTTGTGCTTTTGCTTGCATGCGTCAATGTCGCAAGCCTGTTGCTGGCGCGTTCCGCGGCACGCAGTCGCGAATTTGCAGTGCGCACGGCCCTCGGCGCAAGCCGCGGACGGGTCATTCAGCAGTTGCTCACGGAAAGCCTACTGCTCGGAATTGCGGCCGGAGCACTGGGGCTGCTTCCCGCCTTCTGGGGCACGCGAGCCGCACTCAAACTGTTGCCCGCCGCATTGCCGCGTGCCGAAGAGATCGGCCTCGACTTCCGCGTACTCGCCTTCACCACGGCAATTTCGCTGCTGACCGGGGTGCTGTTCGGCCTCATTCCAGCATTCAAGAGTTCGCAGACGAATCCGCATTCCGCACTGAAAGAAGGCAGTCGCAGTTCCGGCGGAAGCCATCATCGCGCTCTGGCGACATTTGTCGTGGCTGAAATGGCCATCACGCTGGTCCTGCTGATCGGCGCGGGACTGATGATTCGCAGCCTGACGCAATTGTGGAATGTCGATCCTGGATTCAATCCGCGCAATGTGTTCACCTTTGGCCTATCGCTGCCACCCAACTTCGAAGGCGCGTCTCCGGCCAAGATCCGCGCGGAGTTTCGCGCCATCAATGACCGCTTCGCCTCCATCCCTGGGGTTACAGGCGTCTCGCAGGCCTGGGGAGCGCTGCCGATGAATGGGGAAGACGATCAGCTCTTTTGGCTCGAAGGCCAGCCCAAGCCGAAAAGCCAGAATGACATGAGCTGGTTCATCGATTACATCGTCGATCCCGACTACCTGCGCATCATGCAAATTCCATTGCAGCGAGGCCGCTTCTTTACCCGGCAGGACGATGAGCACGCGCCGCTGGTTATCGTCGTCGATGAGGTATTTGCGCAGAAGTTCTTCCCAGGACAAGATGCAATCGGCAAACGCATTCATCTTGTCTATAACAGCGACAAACTGGCGCAGATCGTCGGAGTCGTCGGGCATGTCAAGCAATGGGGGCTTAGCTCGGACGATAAACAATCGCTTCGCGCGCAAGTCTATCTGCCCTGTATGCAGATGCCGGACGCCTTTATCGCCATGTCTCCATCAGCCTCAAGCGTGGTCGTACGCTACGAGGGTAGCCTGGCACGCGCATACGAATCCATCCGCAGCGCCAACCGGCAGATGAGCGCGCAGCAGGTTATCTACGGCGATCAGACGATGGAGAGCTTAGTCTCCGACTCGATCGCGGAGCGCCGCTTCGCCATGATCCTGCTGGGCGCGTTCGCCATGCTGGCGCTGCTGCTGGCCTGCATCGGTATCTACGGCGTAATGGCCTATCTCGTCTCCCAGCGCACGGCGGAAATCGGCATTCGCATGGCGCTCGGCGCACAGCGCGGAGACGTGCTTGCGCTCGTTCTATGGCGCGGCGCAAGACTGGCGCTGATCGGCGTAGGCCTCGGCATTGGAAGCGGCCTGGCGGTGACGCAGTTCATGCGCAGTCTGCTGTTTGAAGTGAGCCCCTACGATCCGGCAACCCTCGCAGGCGTAAGCCTGTTGCTGATCGCCGTGGCCTTCCTGGCGTGCCTGATTCCAGCTCGGCGCGCTGCTTCTGTCGACCCCATGCAAGCGCTGAGAACTGAATAG
- a CDS encoding ABC transporter permease encodes MKPHPPQPRITDALRTLFSRTAAHVREKRLDDELEEELRSHIDLAIEENMTLGMSRKEARAAALRSFGGVTQIKEHYRNQRGVPMLEQVTQDIRFGFRQLRKSPGFAITAILTLALGVGANTAIFTLIDSIVLRPLPFPQQDRLMFVSADSFFPKGWVRALQQNAQSFASISAYGENAESNITGVDSAERVFGSRITVNSFDTLGIHPELGGFFTADNAIEGQDQVVVLSHGYWQERFAGSSAVLGQIIRIDGVSRRIVGVMPAGVHFPYADTRFVIPVAFKGGDPIDPWLGYDLRGVGRLKDGVAPGAAQAELRRLHPLLLPLFPWRMPDTWVSDTTVVSLLDQVVGDTRPRLMLLFAAVGLVLLIACANVANLMLAKAASREREMAIRGALGASGNRIVSQLLIESILIGLLAGITGLAIAFATLRGLTLILPTDTPRLADIGLHWHVFLFAGVASVLTGVLFGLVPALKMSSPDLQQTLRSGSLSVIGKGASFRVSMALVVGQIALSVVVITTAGLLLHSLYGLSRVNPGFDTNRVITAEVSLDATACKQTGRCKNFFNEVVRQTQGILGVESAALVSSLPMNGLGLNFVFDAEGHPRQAREDANKAAGRTVSTGYIPLIGLHLLRGRLLTDADQTGTSRAVVVNQRLAETLWPNQDPIGKHLEWVNDERTPATFDVNIASIVVGVVSNTHHDDLQAAFDDEVYLPLTQAREEPSMSILLRSPLPASQLTSLLRKTVASIDPYAPVTRVRTLNEVVASSVSATRALTVLLLGFGALAVGVGAVGVYSLIAYIVNWRTREIGIRLALGASKWGILSLVFRQSMILSTLGSALGLGIALAAARLLRSFLFEVSPLDPVTFCAVPLLMLVLALVAAWVPARRAASIDPMHALRSE; translated from the coding sequence TTGAAACCGCATCCACCACAACCACGAATAACAGACGCGCTCCGCACACTTTTCAGTCGGACCGCAGCCCACGTCCGCGAAAAGCGTCTCGATGACGAACTTGAAGAGGAATTGCGCTCGCATATCGATCTCGCAATCGAAGAGAATATGACCCTCGGGATGAGTCGCAAGGAAGCGCGAGCCGCAGCCCTGCGCAGCTTCGGCGGAGTCACGCAAATCAAAGAGCACTATCGCAATCAACGAGGGGTCCCAATGCTGGAACAAGTCACCCAGGATATTCGCTTCGGATTTCGCCAGTTGCGCAAATCACCCGGATTCGCTATCACCGCCATTCTTACGCTGGCCCTCGGCGTGGGAGCCAATACGGCGATCTTCACGCTCATCGACTCCATCGTCCTGCGGCCCTTGCCATTCCCTCAGCAGGACCGGCTGATGTTCGTCTCCGCCGACAGTTTCTTCCCCAAAGGCTGGGTTCGCGCCCTCCAGCAAAACGCCCAATCTTTCGCGTCGATTTCCGCATATGGCGAAAATGCCGAATCCAACATAACCGGCGTCGACAGCGCGGAGCGCGTCTTTGGTTCGAGAATCACAGTCAATTCCTTCGATACGCTGGGCATCCATCCCGAGCTGGGCGGCTTCTTTACCGCCGACAACGCCATCGAGGGCCAGGACCAGGTCGTCGTGTTGAGCCATGGCTACTGGCAGGAGCGCTTCGCAGGCTCTTCCGCCGTTCTCGGGCAAATCATCCGCATCGACGGTGTCTCGCGCCGCATCGTCGGCGTCATGCCCGCTGGAGTTCATTTCCCCTACGCCGACACGCGCTTCGTCATCCCCGTGGCCTTCAAAGGAGGCGACCCCATCGACCCGTGGCTGGGCTACGATCTGCGCGGCGTCGGCCGCCTCAAAGATGGCGTCGCGCCCGGCGCAGCTCAGGCCGAGCTGCGCCGCCTGCATCCGCTTCTGTTGCCTCTCTTTCCCTGGCGCATGCCCGATACCTGGGTGTCGGACACCACCGTCGTTTCTCTGCTCGACCAGGTCGTCGGCGACACCCGTCCCCGGCTCATGCTGCTCTTCGCCGCCGTGGGCCTCGTGCTGCTCATCGCCTGCGCCAACGTAGCCAATCTAATGCTCGCCAAAGCCGCCTCCCGCGAGCGTGAAATGGCCATCCGCGGTGCGCTGGGCGCTTCCGGCAACCGCATCGTCTCGCAGCTCCTGATCGAGAGCATCCTCATTGGATTACTGGCCGGAATCACCGGCCTGGCCATCGCCTTCGCCACGCTGCGTGGCCTCACCCTTATACTGCCCACCGATACACCGCGTCTTGCCGACATAGGGCTGCATTGGCACGTCTTCCTTTTCGCAGGTGTGGCCTCCGTGCTCACCGGCGTCCTTTTTGGACTCGTGCCCGCGCTCAAAATGTCCTCGCCCGATCTGCAGCAGACTCTGCGCTCGGGCAGCCTCAGCGTCATCGGCAAGGGCGCAAGCTTCCGCGTCTCGATGGCTCTCGTCGTCGGCCAGATCGCCCTGTCGGTCGTCGTCATCACCACCGCCGGCCTGCTGCTGCACAGCCTCTATGGCCTGTCTCGCGTGAACCCAGGATTTGACACGAACCGGGTGATCACCGCCGAAGTCTCGCTTGACGCAACCGCCTGCAAGCAGACTGGCCGTTGCAAAAACTTCTTCAACGAAGTGGTCCGCCAGACGCAGGGCATTCTGGGCGTCGAATCCGCGGCCCTGGTTAGTTCCCTGCCCATGAACGGCCTCGGCCTCAACTTCGTCTTCGACGCCGAGGGCCATCCCCGCCAGGCCCGCGAAGACGCGAATAAAGCCGCCGGGCGCACCGTCTCCACCGGTTACATCCCGCTGATCGGCCTCCACCTGCTGCGTGGCCGGCTGCTCACCGACGCCGACCAGACCGGAACCTCCCGCGCCGTGGTCGTCAATCAGCGTCTCGCAGAAACTCTCTGGCCCAACCAGGACCCGATCGGCAAACACCTCGAATGGGTCAACGATGAGAGAACACCGGCTACCTTTGACGTCAACATCGCCTCCATCGTGGTCGGCGTGGTGAGCAACACCCACCATGACGACCTGCAGGCCGCCTTCGACGACGAGGTCTACCTGCCCCTGACTCAGGCCCGCGAAGAGCCCTCCATGAGCATCCTGCTGCGTTCCCCGCTGCCCGCCTCTCAGCTCACATCCTTGCTGCGCAAAACAGTGGCATCGATCGATCCGTACGCGCCCGTCACCCGCGTCCGCACCCTCAACGAAGTGGTTGCGTCTTCCGTATCCGCGACCCGCGCGCTCACAGTGCTGCTGCTCGGCTTCGGCGCGCTCGCCGTTGGAGTAGGCGCAGTCGGCGTCTACAGCCTCATCGCTTACATCGTGAACTGGCGCACCCGCGAGATCGGCATTCGCCTCGCTCTCGGCGCTTCCAAATGGGGAATTCTGAGCCTCGTCTTCCGGCAAAGCATGATTCTGAGCACCCTGGGGTCGGCGCTGGGACTTGGCATCGCTCTCGCCGCCGCGCGCCTGCTGCGCAGCTTCCTCTTTGAGGTCAGCCCACTGGACCCGGTTACCTTTTGCGCCGTGCCTTTGCTGATGCTTGTGCTTGCCCTTGTAGCTGCCTGGGTTCCTGCGCGAAGAGCCGCATCGATCGACCCGATGCACGCCCTCCGGTCAGAGTAG
- a CDS encoding DUF1223 domain-containing protein — protein MRKIRFNSSGWLGLALVVVATVAAVGFSARQTAVAAASGTRQPVLVELFTSEGCSSCPPADALLAKLDATQSVPGAEVIVLSEHVTYWDHQGWRDPFSLESITQRQQEYAGRFGLDDVYTPQAVVDGAAQIVGSHERELDTAIARAAAAPKIPLSIADAQWDSGSVRFSVDGGDADSGKTLIAALALDSAQSSVLRGENSGRNLRHVAVVRVMQEMARGAVDGRTFTMKASAASQPGTTGAMRLVVFQIDRKNGHVLALAERTIGR, from the coding sequence ATGCGCAAGATTCGGTTCAACTCATCCGGGTGGCTGGGGCTGGCTTTGGTAGTGGTCGCCACGGTTGCGGCGGTTGGCTTCTCAGCTCGACAAACGGCGGTTGCAGCGGCATCCGGCACCAGGCAACCAGTTCTGGTAGAGCTGTTTACCTCTGAAGGATGCTCGAGCTGTCCTCCGGCGGACGCGCTTCTGGCCAAACTGGATGCGACGCAGTCTGTACCCGGCGCAGAGGTGATCGTTCTGAGCGAGCACGTGACGTATTGGGATCATCAGGGCTGGCGCGACCCCTTTTCGCTGGAGTCGATCACCCAGCGTCAGCAGGAGTATGCGGGGCGATTTGGATTGGATGACGTGTATACGCCGCAGGCGGTCGTCGATGGCGCGGCCCAGATCGTCGGCAGCCACGAGCGCGAGCTGGATACAGCGATCGCCCGCGCGGCGGCCGCGCCCAAGATCCCGCTGAGCATCGCGGATGCTCAATGGGACAGCGGAAGCGTTCGTTTCTCGGTCGATGGCGGGGATGCGGATTCCGGAAAGACGCTTATTGCAGCGCTGGCGCTCGACTCTGCGCAGTCTTCCGTATTGCGAGGCGAGAACTCCGGACGCAATCTGCGTCATGTCGCGGTGGTGCGTGTGATGCAGGAGATGGCGAGAGGAGCCGTGGATGGCCGCACCTTCACTATGAAGGCTTCCGCTGCCAGCCAGCCGGGAACGACTGGCGCGATGAGATTGGTCGTCTTCCAGATCGACCGGAAAAACGGCCATGTACTGGCTCTCGCCGAGCGGACGATTGGCCGATAA
- a CDS encoding M23 family metallopeptidase produces the protein MPATAAILIGMLRRIPKFFLLLLMTLCAGAASSSRALAPNVTLTPAIVESGSPELIRLHTPDTIVRVEGEWLGRKLEFFPNRDHSAWFALAGVDVEAPAGSSELKITEFTGTGRDALSHDFSTTVPIHPAHYRTSSITVEPKFVEPGPEERKEIEADSKAKQAAFATTADKPLWSGSFLAPVKAQPTDSFGTRRTFNGKLASIHKGTDFRAASGTPVHAGNSGTVILAQHLYFEGNCVMIDHGLGLISISMHLSRIDVKPGQHVSRGQQVGLSGATGRVTGPHLHWAIRWQGAMLDPAKLLRLNLSQVR, from the coding sequence ATGCCGGCGACAGCCGCTATCCTGATTGGAATGCTACGCCGCATTCCCAAATTTTTCCTGCTGCTGCTCATGACTTTGTGCGCGGGAGCCGCTTCGTCGTCGCGGGCGCTTGCTCCGAATGTCACCCTGACGCCAGCCATCGTCGAGTCCGGTTCTCCGGAACTGATCCGACTCCACACACCGGACACAATTGTGAGGGTGGAGGGGGAATGGCTCGGCCGTAAACTGGAATTCTTCCCAAACCGCGACCATAGCGCCTGGTTTGCGCTCGCTGGGGTCGATGTCGAGGCTCCGGCTGGTTCATCCGAACTGAAAATCACCGAATTCACCGGGACAGGCAGAGATGCGTTATCGCACGATTTTTCCACAACCGTCCCCATCCACCCCGCGCACTACCGGACAAGCTCCATTACGGTTGAACCAAAATTCGTCGAACCCGGCCCCGAGGAGCGCAAAGAGATCGAAGCCGACAGCAAAGCCAAACAAGCAGCCTTCGCTACCACCGCAGACAAACCCCTATGGTCCGGTAGCTTCCTGGCTCCGGTGAAGGCTCAACCGACAGACAGCTTCGGCACGCGAAGAACCTTCAACGGCAAGCTGGCCAGCATTCACAAAGGCACAGATTTTCGCGCCGCGTCAGGAACGCCAGTCCATGCCGGAAACTCGGGCACGGTTATCCTCGCTCAGCACCTCTATTTTGAAGGCAACTGCGTCATGATCGACCACGGCCTTGGCCTGATTTCGATTTCAATGCATCTGTCGCGTATCGACGTAAAGCCCGGTCAGCATGTATCGCGCGGCCAACAGGTAGGGCTAAGTGGCGCGACGGGCCGGGTGACCGGACCGCACCTGCACTGGGCTATCCGCTGGCAAGGCGCCATGCTCGACCCGGCCAAGCTGCTGCGCCTGAATCTGTCGCAGGTTCGCTGA